The Methylobacterium sp. PvR107 genome contains a region encoding:
- a CDS encoding MoxR family ATPase — protein sequence MLSGALAERRPESLPDADLHGRVMALREGLERGLIGSAGLVERLLIGLLTGGHLLIEGAPGLAKTRAVKRLADGLDGSFARIQCTPDLMPADLTGTTVWRQDSGTFEFLPGPLFHALVLVDEVNRAPPKVQSALLESMAEGQVTVSGTTHRLSDPFMVVATQNPIEHAGTFPLPEAQLDRFLLHVVVDMPDEATERAILDLVEGEITHHVDAMTMRLSLADVRAAREAALATYVSPALKDYLVRLVAATRTDAAAPDLRAMIEHPASPRGTLALMMAGKARAWLRGRDHVIPEDVTELARDALSHRIGLTWRAAAEGRTARGLVGELVQRVRAL from the coding sequence ATGCTGAGCGGGGCCCTTGCCGAACGCCGGCCCGAGAGCCTCCCGGATGCGGATCTGCACGGCCGCGTCATGGCGTTGCGCGAGGGGCTGGAGCGCGGCCTGATCGGCAGCGCCGGCCTCGTCGAGCGCCTGCTGATCGGGCTCCTGACCGGCGGCCACCTGCTGATCGAGGGCGCGCCGGGGCTGGCCAAGACCCGCGCGGTCAAGCGGCTCGCCGACGGGCTCGACGGCTCCTTCGCGCGCATCCAGTGCACGCCGGACCTGATGCCGGCCGATCTGACCGGCACCACCGTCTGGCGGCAGGACAGCGGCACGTTCGAGTTCCTGCCGGGGCCGCTGTTCCACGCCCTCGTGCTGGTCGACGAGGTCAACCGCGCCCCCCCGAAGGTGCAGTCGGCGCTGCTCGAATCCATGGCCGAGGGGCAGGTGACGGTCTCAGGGACCACCCATCGGCTGTCCGACCCGTTCATGGTCGTGGCGACCCAGAACCCGATCGAGCATGCCGGCACCTTCCCGCTGCCGGAGGCGCAGCTCGACCGCTTCCTCCTCCACGTCGTGGTCGACATGCCCGACGAGGCCACCGAGCGGGCGATCCTCGACCTGGTCGAGGGCGAGATCACCCACCATGTCGATGCCATGACCATGCGGTTGTCGCTGGCCGACGTGCGCGCCGCCCGGGAGGCCGCGCTCGCCACCTACGTGTCGCCGGCGCTCAAGGACTACCTCGTCCGGCTGGTGGCGGCGACCCGCACCGACGCGGCCGCCCCGGACCTGCGGGCGATGATCGAGCACCCGGCCTCGCCGCGCGGCACCCTGGCGCTGATGATGGCCGGCAAGGCCCGGGCCTGGCTGCGCGGCCGGGACCACGTCATCCCGGAGGATGTCACCGAGCTCGCCCGCGACGCCCTCTCCCACCGCATCGGCCTGACCTGGCGGGCGGCCGCCGAGGGCAGGACCGCGCGGGGGCTCGTCGGCGAGCTGGTGCAGCGGGTACGGGCGCTCTGA
- a CDS encoding MgtC/SapB family protein → MTSYAALPEELKSGIGLLVAFVLGTIIGAERQYRQRTAGLRTAVLVAVGASAFVDLGMRLTGPDGGVRTVAYVISGIGFLGAGVIMKEGMNVRGLNTAATLWCSAAVGAFCGADLPLEAVFVMVTVLACNTALRPLVNAINRAPIRESATEATYEVQVTTAPGEAGPAQDLLVERLEAAHYPVSSVAVEERGERAVDVVATLTASAVKAEELDAVTAELARAPGIRHATWSIQTAD, encoded by the coding sequence ATGACCAGCTACGCCGCCCTCCCCGAAGAACTGAAATCCGGCATCGGCCTGCTCGTGGCCTTCGTGCTCGGCACGATCATCGGGGCCGAGCGGCAGTACCGGCAGCGCACGGCCGGCCTGCGCACGGCCGTGCTGGTGGCGGTGGGCGCGAGCGCCTTCGTGGATCTCGGCATGCGGCTGACCGGCCCGGACGGGGGGGTCCGCACGGTGGCCTACGTGATCTCCGGCATCGGCTTCCTCGGCGCCGGCGTGATCATGAAGGAGGGCATGAACGTCCGCGGCCTCAACACGGCCGCCACGCTGTGGTGCTCGGCCGCCGTCGGCGCGTTCTGCGGCGCCGACCTGCCGCTGGAGGCCGTGTTCGTGATGGTGACGGTGCTGGCCTGCAACACGGCGCTGCGGCCGCTGGTGAACGCCATCAACCGCGCGCCGATCCGCGAATCCGCCACCGAGGCGACCTACGAGGTCCAGGTCACCACGGCACCCGGCGAGGCCGGGCCGGCCCAGGACCTGCTGGTCGAGCGCCTGGAGGCGGCCCATTACCCGGTCAGCAGCGTCGCGGTCGAGGAGCGCGGCGAGCGCGCGGTCGACGTGGTGGCGACCCTCACGGCCAGCGCCGTGAAGGCGGAGGAGCTCGACGCCGTCACCGCCGAGCTCGCCCGCGCCCCGGGCATCCGCCACGCCACATGGTCGATCCAGACCGCCGACTGA
- a CDS encoding cold-shock protein has product MATGTVKWFNETKGYGFIQPDDGGKDVFVHISAVERAGMRNLIEGQKVDYDVEADRRSGKESAANLKSA; this is encoded by the coding sequence ATGGCTACCGGTACTGTGAAGTGGTTCAACGAGACCAAGGGCTACGGATTCATCCAGCCCGACGACGGCGGCAAGGACGTGTTCGTCCATATCTCTGCTGTCGAGCGCGCTGGGATGCGCAATCTGATCGAGGGTCAGAAGGTCGACTACGATGTCGAGGCTGACCGGCGTAGCGGCAAGGAGAGCGCTGCCAACCTGAAGAGCGCCTGA
- a CDS encoding SDR family oxidoreductase, translating into MTQSQKSALIVGASRGLGLGLVETFLARGWRVTATQRTPSAQLGRLSAEALRIETADIDDDAGVAALHDRLAGQCFDLIFVVAGVATQAHDPLHAVPRAVAAQVFLTNAVSPIRFAEAFLDRLAPGGSLALMSSVLGSVGLNDSGGWETYRASKAALNTLARSFEIRHRAENLSVLILHPGWVRTEMGGAEADIDVETSVTGLADVIADRLGRPGAHYLDYTGKTLPW; encoded by the coding sequence ATGACCCAGTCCCAGAAGAGCGCGCTGATCGTCGGGGCCTCCCGCGGCCTCGGGCTCGGCCTCGTCGAGACCTTCCTGGCGCGCGGCTGGCGCGTCACCGCAACCCAGCGCACGCCGTCCGCCCAGCTCGGCCGCCTGAGCGCGGAGGCGCTGCGCATCGAGACCGCCGACATCGACGACGATGCGGGCGTCGCCGCCCTCCACGACCGCCTGGCGGGCCAGTGCTTCGACCTGATCTTCGTGGTGGCCGGCGTCGCCACGCAGGCGCACGATCCGCTCCACGCGGTGCCCCGGGCGGTGGCCGCGCAGGTCTTCCTCACCAACGCGGTCAGCCCGATCCGCTTCGCCGAGGCGTTCCTCGACCGCCTTGCCCCCGGCGGCAGCCTCGCGCTGATGAGCTCGGTCCTCGGCAGCGTCGGCCTCAACGACAGCGGCGGCTGGGAGACCTACCGGGCCAGCAAGGCGGCGCTGAACACCCTGGCGCGCAGCTTCGAGATCCGCCACCGGGCCGAGAACCTGTCGGTGCTGATCCTGCACCCGGGCTGGGTGCGCACCGAGATGGGCGGGGCGGAGGCCGACATCGACGTGGAGACCAGCGTCACGGGGCTCGCCGACGTGATCGCGGACCGGCTCGGCCGGCCGGGCGCCCATTACCTCGACTACACGGGCAAGACACTGCCGTGGTGA
- a CDS encoding C40 family peptidase: MTAILDPRLTPARADLADLRLRGRVAAARYVAAAPRRVTAPAAPLRRAPSQAAGLDTEALLGDAVDLYDEADGFAFVQLVRDGYVGYLPAASLGPAAPEPTHRVTALRTFLYPEPDLKRPVRAHISLGARLVVTGETDGYLETPGGFVFARHCAPVTAREPDYAATAARLLGTPYLWGGRTSLGLDCSGLVQLCLDAAGLPCPRDADLQERDLGQALPRDGAALRRGDFVFWRGHVGLMLDAETLIHANGHHMAVAAEPLAEARARIQANSFGAVTGFRRL; this comes from the coding sequence ATGACCGCGATTCTCGATCCCCGGCTCACCCCGGCGCGTGCCGACCTCGCCGATCTGCGCCTGCGCGGCCGGGTCGCCGCGGCGCGCTACGTGGCGGCCGCGCCGCGCCGGGTGACGGCGCCGGCGGCGCCGCTGCGGCGGGCGCCATCCCAAGCGGCCGGGCTCGACACCGAGGCGCTCCTCGGCGACGCCGTCGACCTCTACGACGAGGCGGACGGCTTCGCCTTCGTGCAGCTCGTGCGCGACGGCTATGTCGGCTACTTGCCGGCCGCGAGCCTGGGCCCGGCCGCGCCGGAGCCGACCCACCGGGTCACGGCCCTGCGCACCTTCCTGTATCCCGAGCCGGACCTGAAGCGGCCGGTCCGCGCCCATATAAGCCTCGGGGCGCGCCTCGTGGTGACCGGGGAGACGGACGGATATCTGGAGACCCCCGGCGGCTTCGTCTTCGCCCGCCATTGCGCGCCGGTGACGGCTCGCGAGCCGGACTACGCGGCCACGGCCGCCCGGCTTCTCGGGACGCCGTATCTGTGGGGCGGGCGCACCAGCCTCGGGCTCGATTGCTCGGGCCTCGTGCAGCTCTGCCTCGACGCGGCGGGGCTACCCTGCCCGCGCGATGCCGACCTGCAGGAGCGGGACCTCGGCCAGGCGCTGCCCCGCGATGGCGCGGCCCTGCGCCGGGGCGACTTCGTGTTCTGGCGCGGCCATGTCGGGCTGATGCTCGATGCCGAGACGCTGATCCACGCCAACGGCCACCACATGGCGGTGGCGGCCGAGCCGCTGGCCGAGGCCAGGGCCCGGATCCAGGCCAACAGTTTCGGTGCCGTGACCGGCTTCCGGCGCCTTTGA
- the ispH gene encoding 4-hydroxy-3-methylbut-2-enyl diphosphate reductase, which produces MTADIAISEPVPGTAAGKPPLEILLCAPRGFCAGVVRAIDVVERALAIYGPPVYVRHEIVHNKYVVESLKRKGAVFVRELDEVPDGAAPVIFSAHGVAKTVPANADSRGLTTIDATCPLVTKVHREAEIHHKRGRHVLLVGHSGHPEVVGTMGQLPKGSITLVEDLEQIAALTPANPDNLAWVTQTTLSVDDTRHIVEALKKKFPNITGPHKDDICYATTNRQEAVKQVAPLVDALIVVGSSNSSNSQRLREVAERVGCPITRLVLRAEEIDWPAFEGIRKLGLTAGASAPEVLVEEIIDAFAARYDVIVDTVSTVIEDMVFPLPRELRSEAAE; this is translated from the coding sequence ATGACCGCCGATATCGCGATTTCTGAGCCCGTTCCGGGCACCGCCGCCGGCAAGCCGCCGCTGGAGATCCTGCTCTGCGCCCCGCGCGGCTTCTGTGCCGGCGTGGTGCGGGCCATCGACGTGGTGGAGCGGGCGCTCGCCATCTACGGGCCGCCCGTCTACGTCCGCCACGAGATCGTGCACAACAAGTACGTGGTCGAGAGCCTGAAGCGGAAGGGCGCCGTGTTCGTCCGCGAGCTCGACGAGGTGCCGGACGGCGCCGCCCCGGTGATCTTCTCGGCCCACGGCGTTGCCAAGACCGTGCCGGCGAATGCTGATTCGCGCGGGCTGACCACGATCGACGCCACCTGCCCGCTGGTCACCAAGGTCCACCGCGAGGCCGAGATCCACCACAAGCGCGGCCGCCACGTGCTGCTGGTCGGCCATTCCGGCCATCCGGAGGTGGTGGGCACGATGGGCCAGCTGCCCAAGGGCTCGATCACCCTGGTGGAAGATCTCGAGCAGATCGCGGCCCTGACCCCGGCCAATCCCGACAACCTCGCCTGGGTCACCCAGACGACCCTGTCGGTGGACGACACAAGGCACATCGTCGAGGCGCTGAAGAAGAAGTTCCCGAACATCACCGGGCCCCACAAGGACGACATCTGCTACGCCACCACCAACCGCCAGGAGGCGGTGAAGCAGGTGGCGCCGCTGGTCGACGCCCTGATCGTCGTGGGCTCGTCGAACTCGTCGAACTCGCAGCGCCTGCGCGAGGTCGCCGAGCGCGTCGGCTGCCCGATCACCCGCTTGGTGCTCCGCGCCGAGGAAATCGACTGGCCGGCCTTCGAGGGCATCCGCAAGCTCGGCCTCACCGCCGGCGCCTCGGCCCCCGAGGTGCTGGTCGAGGAGATCATCGACGCCTTCGCGGCCCGCTACGACGTGATCGTCGACACCGTCTCGACGGTGATCGAGGACATGGTCTTCCCGCTGCCGCGGGAGCTGCGCAGCGAGGCCGCCGAGTAG
- a CDS encoding homoserine kinase, with translation MAVYTEVSDAALADFLSAYAIGGLLSYKGIAEGVENSNFFLHTTGGSYILTLYEKRVREQDLPFFIGLMEHLSARGLACPQPVRDRAGQALGQLCGRPAAIVSFLEGVSVKAPGAEHCRELGRALAALHEAGRDFAMVRDNSLSVSSWRPLFAQAEAQADSVEPGLAARTRADLAVLEAQWPLDLPGGVIHADLFTDNVFFIGDALSGLIDFYFACTDAFAYDLAVCLNAWCFDPDGTFHRDRAAALIAGYEAVRPLEPAEVASLPILCRGAALRFMLTRLVDWLNVPPGALVKPKDPREFDRRLTFHRQARDARDYGRPG, from the coding sequence GTGGCCGTCTACACCGAGGTATCCGACGCTGCGCTCGCCGACTTCCTGTCGGCCTACGCGATCGGCGGCCTGCTCTCCTACAAGGGCATCGCCGAGGGCGTCGAGAACTCGAACTTCTTCCTGCACACCACCGGCGGCTCCTACATCCTGACCCTTTACGAGAAGCGGGTCCGGGAACAGGACCTGCCGTTCTTCATCGGCCTGATGGAGCATCTCTCGGCCCGCGGCCTCGCCTGCCCGCAGCCGGTGCGGGACCGGGCCGGTCAGGCCCTTGGGCAGCTCTGCGGCCGGCCCGCCGCCATCGTGAGCTTCCTGGAGGGCGTCTCGGTCAAGGCACCGGGCGCGGAGCATTGCCGAGAGCTCGGCCGGGCGCTGGCCGCGCTCCACGAAGCCGGCCGGGACTTCGCCATGGTGCGGGACAACAGCCTCTCGGTCTCGTCCTGGCGGCCGCTGTTCGCGCAGGCCGAGGCCCAGGCCGATTCGGTCGAGCCCGGCCTCGCGGCGCGCACCCGGGCCGACCTCGCCGTTCTCGAGGCGCAGTGGCCGCTGGACCTGCCGGGCGGCGTGATCCATGCCGACCTGTTCACCGACAACGTGTTCTTCATCGGCGACGCGCTGTCGGGCCTGATCGACTTCTACTTCGCCTGCACGGATGCGTTCGCCTACGACCTCGCGGTCTGCCTCAACGCGTGGTGCTTCGACCCCGACGGCACCTTCCACCGCGACAGGGCGGCGGCCCTGATCGCCGGCTACGAGGCGGTGCGGCCGCTCGAGCCCGCCGAGGTCGCGTCCCTGCCGATCCTGTGCCGGGGCGCGGCCTTGCGCTTCATGCTGACCCGCCTGGTCGACTGGCTGAACGTGCCGCCGGGCGCCCTGGTGAAGCCCAAGGACCCGCGGGAATTCGATCGTCGGCTCACCTTCCACCGGCAGGCGCGGGACGCCCGGGATTACGGGCGGCCGGGCTGA
- the zwf gene encoding glucose-6-phosphate dehydrogenase has protein sequence MAEPTTALKDTAACGTEPAPPCTLVIFGAGGDLTKRLLMPSLYNLAGAGLLAEGFSILGIDHNDGTDESLRENLTQTLEAFSKDPTSEFHADHIDPTSWGFIRERLHYLKGDFEKPETYAAVKQRVTGNAVFYCAVAARFFGTIVDGLGQAGLLRQEGDSFRRVVIEKPFGSDLDSARALNARILKQGDESQFFRIDHFLGKETVQSIMAFRFANGLLEPVWRREYIDSIQITAAETVGVEERGGFYEPTGALRDMVPNHMFQLLCMVGMEPPNSFDAEAVRTEKAKLAEAVRPIPPEDAVRGQYTAGTSEGRDVPAYRDEPHVAKDSVTETYIALKLNIENWRWAGVPFYIRTGKRMTGRRTEIAILFKPAPFKMFEDTPTADLGPTVMRILIDPDHGVSTEFNVKVPGPQMKIGRVRSGFRYKDFFADRPNVGYETLLYDCMTGDATLFQRADNIEAGWAAVEPLLKGWPQADVAFYPAGSPGPKEADDLLARDGRHWLGLDGETD, from the coding sequence ATGGCCGAGCCGACGACAGCCCTCAAGGACACGGCAGCCTGCGGCACCGAGCCGGCGCCGCCCTGCACGCTGGTGATCTTCGGGGCCGGCGGCGACCTGACCAAGCGCCTGCTGATGCCCTCGCTCTACAACCTCGCGGGCGCCGGGCTCCTGGCCGAGGGCTTCTCGATCCTCGGCATCGACCACAACGACGGCACCGACGAATCCCTCCGCGAAAACCTCACCCAGACGCTGGAGGCGTTCAGCAAGGACCCGACCTCCGAGTTTCACGCCGACCATATCGACCCGACGAGCTGGGGCTTCATCCGCGAGCGCCTGCACTACCTCAAGGGTGATTTCGAGAAGCCCGAGACCTACGCCGCCGTGAAGCAGCGGGTCACCGGCAACGCGGTGTTCTACTGCGCGGTGGCGGCCCGCTTCTTCGGGACGATCGTGGACGGGCTCGGGCAGGCCGGGCTGCTCCGCCAAGAGGGCGACAGCTTCCGCCGCGTGGTCATCGAGAAGCCGTTCGGCTCCGATCTCGACTCGGCCCGGGCCCTCAATGCCCGGATCCTCAAACAGGGCGACGAGAGCCAGTTCTTCCGGATCGACCATTTCCTCGGAAAGGAGACGGTGCAGTCGATCATGGCGTTCCGGTTCGCCAACGGGCTGCTGGAGCCGGTCTGGCGGCGGGAATACATCGACAGCATCCAGATCACCGCCGCCGAGACGGTCGGCGTCGAGGAGCGCGGTGGCTTCTACGAGCCGACCGGGGCGCTGCGCGACATGGTGCCGAACCACATGTTCCAGCTGCTCTGCATGGTCGGCATGGAGCCGCCGAACTCCTTCGACGCCGAGGCCGTGCGCACCGAGAAGGCGAAGCTCGCCGAGGCGGTGCGGCCGATCCCACCGGAGGATGCGGTGCGCGGCCAGTACACGGCCGGCACCTCGGAGGGACGCGACGTTCCGGCCTACCGGGACGAGCCGCACGTCGCCAAGGATTCGGTCACCGAGACCTACATCGCGTTGAAGCTCAACATTGAGAACTGGCGCTGGGCCGGCGTGCCGTTCTACATCCGCACCGGCAAGCGCATGACCGGGCGGCGCACCGAGATCGCGATCCTGTTCAAGCCGGCCCCGTTCAAGATGTTCGAGGACACGCCGACCGCCGACCTCGGGCCGACCGTGATGCGGATCCTGATCGATCCCGACCACGGGGTCAGCACCGAGTTCAACGTCAAGGTGCCGGGGCCGCAGATGAAGATCGGCCGGGTACGCTCCGGCTTCCGCTACAAGGACTTCTTCGCCGACCGGCCGAATGTCGGTTACGAGACGCTGCTCTACGATTGCATGACCGGCGACGCGACGCTGTTCCAGCGCGCCGATAACATCGAGGCCGGCTGGGCGGCGGTGGAGCCGCTGCTCAAGGGCTGGCCGCAGGCGGATGTCGCGTTCTATCCGGCCGGAAGCCCCGGCCCGAAGGAGGCCGACGACCTCCTGGCCCGGGACGGGCGGCACTGGCTGGGGTTGGACGGGGAGACGGATTGA
- the dmeF gene encoding CDF family Co(II)/Ni(II) efflux transporter DmeF, whose product MHTHSLEPWAHSHVFLGNRHERHARRTWAVVGLTAATMVAEIIGGTWFGSMALVADGWHMSTHAAALGIAALAYHFARRHAEDPRFSFGTGKFGDLAAFASAIILGLIALLIGAESLDRLLHPVAIGFGPAIPIAILGLAVNVASVWLLHDDHDDDEGHGDHAHGGHAHGGHAHGGHGGHGGHDTNFRAAYIHVLADALTSVLAIAALLGGRYLGLAWLDPAMGLVGTAVILAWSWSLLRTAGLVLLDARPSPAATREIRERLEIDGDRISDLHLWQVGPGHRAAVIALVSDDPRPPAHYKARLAGVRGLSHVTVEVQPCPGHAALA is encoded by the coding sequence ATGCATACCCATTCCCTCGAACCCTGGGCTCACAGCCACGTCTTCCTGGGCAACCGGCACGAGCGGCACGCGCGCCGGACCTGGGCGGTGGTCGGGCTGACCGCCGCCACCATGGTCGCCGAGATCATCGGCGGCACGTGGTTCGGCTCGATGGCGCTGGTCGCCGACGGCTGGCACATGTCGACCCATGCGGCCGCGCTCGGCATCGCCGCCCTCGCCTATCATTTCGCCCGACGGCACGCGGAGGATCCCCGCTTCAGCTTCGGCACAGGCAAGTTCGGGGATCTGGCGGCCTTCGCCAGCGCGATCATCCTCGGGCTCATCGCGCTGCTGATCGGCGCCGAGAGCCTCGACCGTCTGCTGCACCCGGTGGCGATCGGCTTCGGGCCGGCGATCCCGATCGCCATCCTGGGGCTCGCCGTGAACGTCGCCAGCGTCTGGCTGCTCCACGACGATCACGACGACGACGAGGGTCACGGAGACCACGCCCACGGGGGACACGCCCACGGGGGACACGCTCACGGGGGACATGGCGGACACGGCGGGCACGACACCAACTTCCGGGCCGCCTACATCCATGTGCTCGCCGACGCGCTCACCTCGGTCCTGGCCATCGCGGCCCTGCTCGGCGGGCGCTATCTCGGCCTCGCCTGGCTCGATCCGGCCATGGGGCTGGTCGGCACGGCGGTGATCCTGGCATGGTCGTGGAGCCTGCTCCGCACGGCCGGCCTCGTGCTTCTCGATGCCCGGCCCTCGCCCGCCGCCACCCGGGAGATCCGGGAGCGGCTGGAGATTGACGGCGACCGGATCAGCGACCTGCATCTCTGGCAGGTCGGGCCGGGCCACCGCGCCGCCGTGATCGCCCTCGTCAGCGACGATCCCCGGCCGCCGGCCCACTACAAGGCCCGGCTCGCCGGGGTGAGGGGACTGAGCCACGTCACCGTGGAGGTCCAGCCCTGCCCGGGGCATGCGGCATTGGCCTGA
- a CDS encoding efflux transporter outer membrane subunit — MPRRVASPAEGGWKASRTFASLLLAAPLLAGCVVGPDYARPSVETPFAYKQGGVREDSPAYVAARKKGWREARPSDAVERGDWWRVFRDPTLDRLIRLVDVDNQSLRQAVANYRQARALVASAQAALYPTVIGAPSITRTGSGTTTRTNVALIGQASWELDLFGGTRRNIESEAALAQSDAATIALTRLSIQAEIAADYLTVRYADALQKVLDENVENFKKTLAITENQYAAGVAARSDVITAQTQVQTIQAQAIAVRLTRVQYVNAIATLIGRPPSEVSIPVAGIGRNPPGVPVGIPGDLLERRPDVAQAERLVQAQSERIGVAVAAFFPTVTISAQGGISGATRNGLLSAANQVWSVAASGSEVLFDGGARTAALRSAEAGYDAAVANYRQVVLAAFAEVENQMAALRILGQQQGAQDTAVDLSRKAVEITLNEYRAGTQNFTTVVTAQNLLVTNEVNALQVRLSRFTAAVTLIRALGGGWDVRALPSDSELKGPSLPIDRGGQAVRPDE; from the coding sequence CTGCCGCGCAGGGTAGCCTCCCCCGCAGAGGGAGGTTGGAAAGCGTCGCGCACCTTCGCATCCCTCCTCCTCGCTGCCCCGCTCCTCGCCGGCTGCGTGGTCGGGCCCGATTATGCCCGGCCCTCCGTGGAGACGCCGTTCGCCTACAAGCAGGGCGGTGTCCGGGAGGACAGCCCGGCCTATGTCGCGGCGCGCAAGAAGGGCTGGCGCGAGGCCCGTCCGAGCGATGCGGTCGAGCGCGGCGACTGGTGGCGGGTGTTCCGGGATCCGACGCTCGACCGGCTGATCCGGCTGGTCGATGTCGACAACCAGTCGCTCCGGCAGGCGGTGGCGAATTACCGGCAGGCCCGGGCGCTGGTCGCCTCCGCGCAGGCCGCCCTGTATCCGACGGTGATCGGCGCGCCGAGCATCACCCGGACCGGCAGCGGCACCACGACGCGGACCAACGTGGCGCTGATCGGCCAGGCGAGCTGGGAACTCGACCTGTTCGGCGGCACCCGCCGCAACATCGAGAGCGAGGCGGCGCTGGCGCAATCCGACGCCGCCACGATCGCGCTGACCCGCCTGTCCATCCAGGCCGAGATCGCGGCCGATTACCTGACGGTGCGCTACGCGGATGCCCTGCAGAAGGTGCTCGACGAGAATGTCGAGAACTTCAAGAAGACCCTGGCGATCACCGAGAACCAGTACGCCGCCGGCGTGGCGGCCCGCTCCGACGTGATCACCGCCCAGACCCAGGTCCAGACCATCCAGGCCCAGGCCATCGCGGTGCGGCTGACCCGGGTGCAATACGTCAACGCCATCGCCACCCTGATCGGGCGGCCCCCCTCCGAGGTGTCGATCCCGGTGGCCGGCATCGGGCGCAATCCCCCCGGGGTACCGGTCGGGATCCCGGGCGATCTCCTGGAGCGCCGGCCGGACGTGGCCCAGGCCGAGCGGCTCGTCCAGGCGCAGAGCGAGCGTATCGGCGTGGCGGTGGCGGCCTTCTTCCCGACCGTGACGATCTCGGCCCAGGGCGGCATCTCGGGGGCGACCCGCAACGGCCTGCTCTCGGCGGCCAATCAGGTCTGGTCGGTGGCGGCCTCCGGCAGCGAGGTGCTGTTCGACGGCGGCGCCCGCACGGCGGCCTTGCGCTCGGCCGAGGCCGGCTACGACGCCGCGGTGGCCAATTACCGGCAGGTGGTGTTGGCCGCCTTCGCGGAGGTCGAGAACCAGATGGCGGCGTTGCGCATCCTCGGCCAGCAGCAGGGGGCGCAGGACACCGCCGTGGACCTGTCGCGCAAGGCCGTGGAGATCACCCTCAACGAGTACCGGGCCGGCACCCAGAACTTCACCACCGTTGTGACCGCGCAGAACCTGCTGGTGACCAACGAGGTCAACGCCCTTCAGGTGCGGCTGAGCCGCTTCACCGCGGCGGTGACGCTGATCCGGGCGCTCGGCGGCGGCTGGGACGTGCGCGCCTTGCCGAGCGATTCCGAGCTGAAGGGCCCGAGCCTGCCGATCGACCGGGGCGGTCAGGCGGTCCGCCCGGACGAGTAG